One window of Medicago truncatula cultivar Jemalong A17 chromosome 2, MtrunA17r5.0-ANR, whole genome shotgun sequence genomic DNA carries:
- the LOC11421978 gene encoding putative nuclear RNA export factor SDE5 isoform X1, with the protein MEVAGQNMVAYDEDQALKCLYDVFGGSCSLDDIAHAYCKANRNVNLAGEILYDMKGSSSTSGNHSSNSDAFEKSSESSDGQSFESSFHGSKNSRPKVRPVSAGTVSSVIGKSYVRSTPSTSGPKVMTKPPKLDAKDLPMTGIYRETSVSKPNSSKRDQLQEDMEEFLFKMLGVGFKLDRKMIREVLDMCGYDLQKVYNEIIQSLDTLLDQSVMDSDKRPAAVCDSSVKFADVKTKSEAPVSEKKSQDLNCIRGDGNIVSVKETRDIQKEVLSNLFSYREYVEEPRKRIVRDVNKKSPYGVGHVVFEPPKDTMEEHKIDMDFRRRENEDDAEDEADYQSARKAVKEYRVTMKEYYKAAVDAFANGDQAKAEKLLDQGQFYLNKAREADDECSKMILETKAEETQEMVLDLRDHEPKVAIRLLKTHLSSLSGISSFEYLKVIFDANDQANKKRSTRVMVLKLLEQESIKWVEGETAGTILIRLDNIDRNRLSFYKP; encoded by the exons ATGGAAGTCGCTGGCCAGAACATGGTTGCATATGATGAAGATCAGGCGTTGAAGTGCCTGTATGATGTCTTTGGAGGTTCGTGTTCACTTGACGATATAGCTCATGCCTATTGCAAGGCAAATCGGAATGTAAACTTGGCTGGGGAAATTTTGTATGATATGAAGGGGAGCTCCTCAACCTCTGGAAACCATTCATCTAACTCCGATGCCTTTGAAAAGTCTTCAGAATCATCTGATGGACAGTCCTTTGAAAGTTCCTTCCATGGAAGTAAAAACTCAAGGCCCAAAGTTCGCCCAGTTTCAGCTGGTACTGTTTCAAGCGTTATTGGTAAAAGTTATGTTAGATCCACGCCATCTACAAGCGGGCCTAAAGTGATGACTAAACCGCCTAAGTTGGACGCAAAGGACCTGCCTATGACTGGAATCTATCGTGAAACGAGTGTGTCAAAGCCAAATTCTTCAAAGCGTGACCAGCTTCAAGAGGACATGGAGGAGTTCTTGTTTAAAATGCTTGGAGTTGGTTTTAAGCTTGATAGAAAAATGATACGCGAAGTTCTTG ATATGTGCGGGTATGACTTGCAAAAG GTATATAATGAAATCATTCAGAGCTTGGATACACTACTAGATCAATCAGTAATGGATTCGGACAAAAGGCCAGCTGCTGTTTGTGATTCATCTGTTAAG TTTGCAGATGTGAAAACAAAATCTGAAGCACCAGTATCTGAAAAAAAGTCTCAGGATTTAAATTGTATCAGAGG TGATGGAAACATAGTTTCTGTTAAAGAGACACGTGACATTCAAAAAGAAGTCTTGTCTAATTTGTTCAGTTATCGTGAATATGTTGAGGAACCACGTAAAAGAATTGTAAGGGATGTGAATAAGAAATCACCATATGGAGTTGGACATGTGGTATTTGAACCTCCCAAAGATACAATGGAAGAACACAAGATTGACATGGACTTCAGGCGACGAGAAAACGAAGATG ATGCTGAGGATGAAGCAGATTACCAAAGTGCACGGAAAGCTGTGAAGGAATATCGGGTGACAATgaaggaatattataaagcg GCTGTTGATGCATTCGCAAATGGAGATCAGGCTAAGGCTGAAAAATTGCTAGACCAG GGGCAATTTTACCTGAACAAGGCACGTGAAGCTGATGACGAATGTagtaaaatgattcttgaaaCCAA AGCGGAAGAAACACAAGAAATGGTCCTTGACTTGCGTGATCATGAACCAAAGGTTGCTATTAGACTGCTGAAGACCCATCTTTCTTCCCTTTCTGGTATTTCAT CATTCGAGTACCTCAAGGTTATCTTTGATGCAAATGATCAAGCTAACAAGAAAAGGTCTACCAGAGTAATG GTGTTAAAACTATTAGAGCAGGAGTCTATAAAGTGGGTTGAAGGAGAAACGGCTGGGACAATATTGATCCGCTTAGATAACATTGATCGTAATCGGTTGAGTTTTTACAAACCATAG
- the LOC11423939 gene encoding stress-related protein produces the protein MAAEPQQQQLVDENNRDHTEEEQELKYLEFVQFATIQAVMRCAILYSYAKERSGPLKSGVDTVEEAVKTVVGPVYDKFHQVPVELLKYVDRKVDESVSEIDRHVPTNVKKVSNQAASVVSEVRRTGVVESASGLAKTVYSKYEPKAEQCAVSAWKRLNQLPLFPTVANVVLPKAAYCSEKYNEAVVSSAEKGYRVSAYLPLVPTERIAKVFAA, from the exons ATGGCCGCTGAaccccaacaacaacaattg gTTGATGAGAACAATCGCGATCACACTGAAGAAGAGCAAGAATTGAAATACCTTGAATTCGTGCAATTCGCAACGATCCAAGCCGTTATGCGATGCGCAATTCTCTATTCCTACGCTAAGGAACGTTCCGGTCCATTGAAATCCGGCGTTGACACCGTCGAAGAAGCTGTTAAAACCGTCGTTGGACCAGTCTACGACAAATTCCACCAAGTCCCAGTCGAGCTTCTCAAATACGTTGATCGCAAAGTTGATGAATCCGTTTCTGAGATCGATCGTCATGTTCCTACTAACGTCAAGAAGGTTTCAAATCAAGCTGCCTCTGTCGTCAGCGAAGTCCGTCGCACCGGTGTTGTTGAATCTGCTTCTGGACTTGCGAAAACTGTTTACTCGAAATATGAACCGAAAGCGGAGCAGTGTGCTGTTTCGGCTTGGAAGAGGTTGAATCAGCTTCCTTTGTTTCCTACTGTTGCAAACGTGGTTTTGCCAAAAGCTGCTTATTGTAGTGAGAAGTATAATGAAGCTGTTGTTTCGAGTGCGGAGAAAGGTTATAGAGTTTCTGCTTATCTTCCATTGGTTCCTACTGAGAGGATTGCTAAGGTGTTTGCTGCTTAG
- the LOC11423940 gene encoding pentatricopeptide repeat-containing protein At4g21705, mitochondrial: MNWKLLRSIATNIGSRNRSYYTSKTKKPSLYSVISPLGNQTTSVAPQLDDWVYKGNKVSVGELQRIVRDLRKRSRFTQALQVSEWMNKIGVCIFSPVEHAVHLDLTGRVHGFYAAETYFNSLKDIERNEKTHGALLNCYVRQRQVDKSLSHLKKMKELGFALSSLTYNNIMCLYTNIGQHEKVSDVFNEMKENHVLPDNFSYRICIGSYGVRSDIDGMNAILKEMESQPHIVMDWNTYSVVANFYIKAELSSEAIDALRKCEKRLDDKDGEGYNHLISLYARLGKKNEVLRLWDMEKSACKRCLNRDFITMLESLVKLEEFDEADKILKEWEFSGNCYDYGVPNVVVVGYSEKDFPEKAEAILQDIWKKRKYTDTSSWILVADRYLLKGEMEKALECLKTAVCLYPENKKRKPNHRVISSIYSWIGDNASVEDAEALVRLLKKFQKNRHMYHSLLKAYVRADKEVDGVLDRMKEDNIDETGKTAEIVKMKKEGNL; encoded by the exons ATGAATTGGAAGCTTCTTCGAAGCATTGCAACCAACATTGGAAGCAGAAACAGATCATACTACACCAGCAAGACCAAGAAACCGAGTCTCTACTCCGTAATCAGTCCACTCGGAAATCAAACCACAAGCGTTGCTCCTCAGCTCGATGATTGGGTCTATAAGGGTAACAAGGTCAGTGTTGGTGAGCTTCAACGCATTGTTCGTGATCTTCGCAAGCGTAGTAGATTCACACAAGCTCTCCAG GTGTCCGAGTGGATGAATAAGATTGGTGTGTGCATATTTTCTCCAGTTGAACACGCGGTGCATTTGGATCTTACTGGAAGGGTTCACGGTTTTTATGCTGCAGAAACCTATTTTAATAGCTTGAAGGATATAGAAAGAAATGAGAAGACACACGGTGCTCTTTTGAATTGCTATGTACGTCAGCGTCAAGTCGATAAGTCTCTATCccatttgaagaaaatgaaggagTTGGGGTTTGCTTTGTCGTCTCTAACTTATAATAACATTATGTGTCTGTACACAAATATAGGACAGCATGAGAAAGTTTCTGATGTGTTTAATGAGATGAAGGAAAACCATGTTTTGCCGGACAACTTTAGCTACAGAATCTGTATAGGTTCTTATGGTGTGAGGTCAGACATTGATGGAATGAACGCAATATTGAAAGAGATGGAGAGTCAACCACACATTGTGATGGACTGGAACACGTATTCTGTCGTGGCCAATTTCTATATAAAAGCAGAACTTTCAAGTGAGGCAATTGATGCTCTGAGGAAATGTGAGAAGAGGCTGGATGACAAAGATGGAGAGGGTTACAACCATCTTATCTCTCTTTACGCTCGTCTTGGAAAAAAGAATGAGGTTCTAAGACTATGGGATATGGAAAAAAGTGCTTGCAAGAGGTGCCTAAACAGGGATTTTATAACCATGTTAGAATCGCTGGTAAAGCTTGAGGAGTTTGATGAAGCTGACAAAATACTCAAGGAATGGGAATTCTCTGGTAACTGCTATGATTATGGAGTTCCAAATGTGGTAGTCGTTGGGTACTCTGAAAAAGATTTTCCCGAGAAAGCAGAAGCCATACTTCAAGATatatggaagaagagaaagtACACTGATACAAGCTCTTGGATTCTAGTCGCAGATCGATACTTGCTCAAAGGTGAGATGGAGAAAGCATTGGAGTGCTTGAAAACTGCCGTCTGTTTGTatccggaaaataaaaaacgGAAGCCAAACCACAGGGTGATTTCTAGTATATATAGTTGGATTGGTGATAATGCTTCTGTTGAAGACGCAGAAGCTTTGGTGAGGTTATTgaaaaaattccaaaagaaTAGACACATGTATCATTCCCTGCTCAAGGCTTATGTACGGGCTGATAAAGAAGTGGATGGGGTCTTGGACCGCATGAAAGAAGATAACATTGACGAAACCGGAAAAACTGCAGAAATTGTCAAGATGAAGAAGGAAGGAAACTTGTAA
- the LOC11421978 gene encoding putative nuclear RNA export factor SDE5 isoform X2 — protein sequence MEVAGQNMVAYDEDQALKCLYDVFGGSCSLDDIAHAYCKANRNVNLAGEILYDMKGSSSTSGNHSSNSDAFEKSSESSDGQSFESSFHGSKNSRPKVRPVSAGTVSSVIGKSYVRSTPSTSGPKVMTKPPKLDAKDLPMTGIYRETSVSKPNSSKRDQLQEDMEEFLFKMLGVGFKLDRKMIREVLDMCGYDLQKSLDTLLDQSVMDSDKRPAAVCDSSVKFADVKTKSEAPVSEKKSQDLNCIRGDGNIVSVKETRDIQKEVLSNLFSYREYVEEPRKRIVRDVNKKSPYGVGHVVFEPPKDTMEEHKIDMDFRRRENEDDAEDEADYQSARKAVKEYRVTMKEYYKAAVDAFANGDQAKAEKLLDQGQFYLNKAREADDECSKMILETKAEETQEMVLDLRDHEPKVAIRLLKTHLSSLSGISSFEYLKVIFDANDQANKKRSTRVMVLKLLEQESIKWVEGETAGTILIRLDNIDRNRLSFYKP from the exons ATGGAAGTCGCTGGCCAGAACATGGTTGCATATGATGAAGATCAGGCGTTGAAGTGCCTGTATGATGTCTTTGGAGGTTCGTGTTCACTTGACGATATAGCTCATGCCTATTGCAAGGCAAATCGGAATGTAAACTTGGCTGGGGAAATTTTGTATGATATGAAGGGGAGCTCCTCAACCTCTGGAAACCATTCATCTAACTCCGATGCCTTTGAAAAGTCTTCAGAATCATCTGATGGACAGTCCTTTGAAAGTTCCTTCCATGGAAGTAAAAACTCAAGGCCCAAAGTTCGCCCAGTTTCAGCTGGTACTGTTTCAAGCGTTATTGGTAAAAGTTATGTTAGATCCACGCCATCTACAAGCGGGCCTAAAGTGATGACTAAACCGCCTAAGTTGGACGCAAAGGACCTGCCTATGACTGGAATCTATCGTGAAACGAGTGTGTCAAAGCCAAATTCTTCAAAGCGTGACCAGCTTCAAGAGGACATGGAGGAGTTCTTGTTTAAAATGCTTGGAGTTGGTTTTAAGCTTGATAGAAAAATGATACGCGAAGTTCTTG ATATGTGCGGGTATGACTTGCAAAAG AGCTTGGATACACTACTAGATCAATCAGTAATGGATTCGGACAAAAGGCCAGCTGCTGTTTGTGATTCATCTGTTAAG TTTGCAGATGTGAAAACAAAATCTGAAGCACCAGTATCTGAAAAAAAGTCTCAGGATTTAAATTGTATCAGAGG TGATGGAAACATAGTTTCTGTTAAAGAGACACGTGACATTCAAAAAGAAGTCTTGTCTAATTTGTTCAGTTATCGTGAATATGTTGAGGAACCACGTAAAAGAATTGTAAGGGATGTGAATAAGAAATCACCATATGGAGTTGGACATGTGGTATTTGAACCTCCCAAAGATACAATGGAAGAACACAAGATTGACATGGACTTCAGGCGACGAGAAAACGAAGATG ATGCTGAGGATGAAGCAGATTACCAAAGTGCACGGAAAGCTGTGAAGGAATATCGGGTGACAATgaaggaatattataaagcg GCTGTTGATGCATTCGCAAATGGAGATCAGGCTAAGGCTGAAAAATTGCTAGACCAG GGGCAATTTTACCTGAACAAGGCACGTGAAGCTGATGACGAATGTagtaaaatgattcttgaaaCCAA AGCGGAAGAAACACAAGAAATGGTCCTTGACTTGCGTGATCATGAACCAAAGGTTGCTATTAGACTGCTGAAGACCCATCTTTCTTCCCTTTCTGGTATTTCAT CATTCGAGTACCTCAAGGTTATCTTTGATGCAAATGATCAAGCTAACAAGAAAAGGTCTACCAGAGTAATG GTGTTAAAACTATTAGAGCAGGAGTCTATAAAGTGGGTTGAAGGAGAAACGGCTGGGACAATATTGATCCGCTTAGATAACATTGATCGTAATCGGTTGAGTTTTTACAAACCATAG